In Gymnogyps californianus isolate 813 chromosome 1, ASM1813914v2, whole genome shotgun sequence, the following are encoded in one genomic region:
- the STX19 gene encoding syntaxin-19, producing the protein MRDRLQELKLRAKELQIAGENNGATVQEEEQEEFEPQAIIYEKEPITERHLHEIQKLQNEINNLVEEVHKFSQQQKSLVSSMRRFSVLKKESNIAREIKIQAEHIRKCLDELSKTVKKAENEHGPSRATVRILASQHTFLSQRYLNAMLSYNDAITAKQEKCRRFIVRQLEVAGKEVSEEEVNDMLQQGKWEIFNENLLTEVKITKAQLSEIEQRHKELVSLENQIKDLKELFIQISVLVEEQGDMINNIEISMNNTQEYTQVSKEKFGLAVKYRERNPCKAVCCWCCPCCK; encoded by the coding sequence ATGAGAGACCGCCTCCAAGAGCTTAAACTGAGAGCTAAGGAACTACAGATAGCTGGAGAAAACAATGGTGCAACTGTACAagaagaagagcaggaggagttTGAACCGCAGGCTATTATTTACGAAAAAGAGCCCATAACCGAAAGGCACTTGCATGAAATCCAGAAGCTTcagaatgaaattaataatttggTGGAGGAAGTTCATAAGTTCagtcaacaacaaaaaagcctaGTATCTTCCATGAGAAGATTCAGTGTTCTTAAAAAGGAATCTAACAtagcaagagaaataaaaattcaagcAGAGCACATACGAAAATGTTTGGATGAACTGtcaaaaacagtgaaaaaagctgaaaatgaacatGGGCCATCACGTGCCACAGTAAGAATTCTAGCTTCCCAGCACACTTTCTTATCCCAGCGCTACCTAAATGCTATGCTCTCATACAACGATGCTATAACTGCTAagcaagagaaatgcagaagattTATTGTCCGTCAGCTTGAAGTAGCCGGTAAAGAGGTATCTGAGGAAGAAGTCAATGACATGCTCCAACAAGGAAAATGGGAGATTTTCAACGAAAATCTactcactgaagtcaaaattacCAAAGCTCAGCTTTCAGAGATTGAACAGAGGCACAAAGAACTAGTCAGTCTGGAGAACCAGATCAAAGACTTAAAGGAACTTTTTATCCAGATATCAGTTCTGGTGGAGGAGCAAGGGGACATGATCAACAACATTGAAATCAGTATGAACAACACTCAAGAGTACACTCAAGTATCTAAAGAAAAATTTGGGCTTGCAGTCAAGTATCGAGAACGAAACCCTTGCAAAGCAGTATGCTGCTGGTGTTGTCCATGCTGcaaatga